The following are from one region of the Trichoplusia ni isolate ovarian cell line Hi5 chromosome 1, tn1, whole genome shotgun sequence genome:
- the LOC113499131 gene encoding atypical protein kinase C-like produces MMPTQLVNQDNHANDVRVKTVYNGDVMITYINHNINFDEFTQEMVAICRFMPDQVFTMKWVDEEGDPCTISTQLELDEALRLYELNRDSELTVHGKFYHIRRR; encoded by the exons ATGATGCCGACCCAACTGGTGAACCAGGATAACCATGCGAACGATGTGCGGGTGAAGACGGTGTACAATGGTGATGTGATGATAACATACATCAACCATAACATCAACTTTGATGAGTTTACGCAGGAGATGGTGGCGATATGCCGTTTTATGCCTGACCAG GTGTTTACTATGAAGTGGGTGGACGAGGAAGGTGACCCCTGCACGATATCGACGCAGTTGGAGCTGGACGAGGCGCTGCGTCTCTACGAGCTCAACAGGGACTCCGAGCTGACTGTTCACGGTAAGTTCTACCACATAAGAAGACGATAG
- the LOC113499105 gene encoding F-actin-capping protein subunit beta-like, whose product MTDQQMDCALDLMRRLPPQQIEKNLTDLIDLVPSMCDDLLSSVDQPLKIAQDRSTGKDYLLCDYNRDGDSYRSPWSNTYDPPLEDGSMPSERLRKLEIDANHAFDQYREMYFEGGVSSVYLWDMDHGFAGVILIKKAGDGSQKIKGCWDSIHVVEVIEKSSGRNAHYKLTSTAMLWLQTNKESSGTMNLGGSLTRQAEQDSAVSDVTPHIVNVGRMVEDMENKIRNTLNDIYFGKTKDIVNGLRSVVPADVVHRRAALQHDLAVALQRRHVARDD is encoded by the exons ATG ACTGACCAACAAATGGATTGTGCGTTGGACCTGATGCGGAGGCTGCCTCCGCAGCAGATCGAGAAAAACTTGACAGATCTGATAGATCTGGTGCCTAGTATGTGCGATGACCTGCTCTCGTCTGTGGACCAGCCGCTTAAGATCGCTCAGGACCGCAGCACAGGGAAAGACTACTTACTGTGCGATTACAACCGCGACGGAGACTCTTACAGGTCGCCGTGGTCAAATACGTACGACCCTCCTCTAGAAGACGGGTCGATGCCTTCGGAAAGGTTGAGGAAATTAGAAATCGACGCTAATCACGCCTTCGACCAGTACAGAGAAATGTACTTCGAAGGAGGAGTCAGCTCTGTGTACCTGTGGGACATGGACCATGGATTTGCAG gTGTAATATTGATAAAGAAAGCTGGCGATGGCTCTCAGAAGATCAAAGGCTGCTGGGACTCCATCCACGTGGTTGAGGTGATAGAGAAGAGCTCGGGCCGCAATGCTCACTATAAGCTCACATCTACCGCCATGCTCTGGCTGCAGACCAACAAGGAAAGTAGCGGGACCATGAACCTCGGTGGAAGTCTTACTAGACAG GCAGAGCAAGACTCAGCggtgagtgacgtcacgccgcACATCGTGAACGTCGGCCGCATGGTCGAGGATATGGAGAACAAGATCAGGAACACCCTCAACGATATCTACTTtg GTAAGACTAAGGACATAGTGAACGGGCTGCGCTCGGTGGTCCCGGCGGACGTCGTGCaccggcgcgcggcgctgcAACACGACCTGGCCGTGGCGCTGCAGCGTCGACACGTCGCGCGCGACGACTGA
- the LOC113499097 gene encoding uncharacterized protein LOC113499097 yields the protein MSDDTVIIDDDDDDTMQISSISPIVAQTIETIDLDESGSDDEVLAITDTSEAINLSKKLDGDILMDQIVHFCLSMENVVGMSRVIKKTLIPLYQDTSIELKNSPSLRKLLRKTLKQLKMDPDHKFLHIKTLCESLKSGRVKRKVPFVTLGKNLKNKDSSKTDNIERTCISNTFHIENAREVNININAYDERLSSKEIDTPRHRNSRTTLRTKNRKTRCKQTYGNIMSTKSLQSTENIEVIDLDNSDTENTISIDHETSHNADADNNNKENKTQEIRTNCNANNLEDDNKKIVTGVRDYDLLIPSTYLEVTREKDNSVEIRELEEEIVKYKSKIAQLEEAEVFDDTKNSPYILCDLYKSKLIHTYKRIAKLKGCRTDIAKRREIRINAKEGRIAGPAKLLEDRLNESIDEEGRVAFPDFFEVQKCVAKYNKESKSCWNRYEIFKRATALFRHCGEALRKNRQKREYQDLLGWLPREVQLEDPAERDPQLLATLEENKLVAQVKEQEILEKYVHMENTIKAGFAGNPLDFELQQSSSDTEIESDNDDDHDQSSFNIGGKPDFQAIFSSSLLNTENNASSLTDEALPTISASADQKSDNASNSNSTLNPVLSSVSPSEGAENSDENTIDTKCGIKTEKYVSRIEFPDTDDSETNVKSEDEIKIKEEPVDVQNMLDELGDNYVSTVFDIDDPFLVIQLSSESSDDET from the exons aTGAGTGACGATACTGTGATaatagatgatgatgatgacgatacG ATGCAGATCAGCAGTATATCCCCGATAGTGGCTCAAACAATTGAAACAATTGATTTAGATGAATCAGGATCTGATGATGAGGTGTTGGCTATTACAGACACAAGCGAAGCaataaatttgtcaaaaaaacttGATGGAGACATCCTTATGGACCAAATCGTCCATTTCTGCTTAAGCATGGAGAATGTTGTTGGTATGTCGAGAGTTATAAAAAAGACACTGATACCTCTATACCAAGATACAAGTATAGAACTCAAAAATTCCCCATCACTTAGAAAACTGTtgagaaaaacattaaaacagctcAAAATGGATCCTGATCATAAATTCTTACATATAAAGACTCTTTGTGAAAGCTTGAAGTCTGGTCGTGTTAAACGGAAAGTACCTTTTGTTACACTgggcaaaaatttaaaaaataaggacTCTAGCAAAACTGACAATATtg agAGGACTTGTATATCTAACACTTTCCATATAGAAAATGCACGTGAAGTTAATATCAACATAAATGCATATGATGAAAGATTGAGCAGTAAAGAAATAGATACTCCAAGACATAGGAACTCAAGAACAACTCTTAGAACTAAAAATCGCAAGActagatgtaaacaaacatatGGAAATATTATGAGTACGAAAAGTTTGCAAtccactgaaaatattgaagtcATAGATTTGGATAATTCTGATACTGAAAATACTATTTCAATTGATCATGAAACATCACATAACGCTGATgcagataataataataaagaaaataaaacacaagaaaTTAGAACAAATTGCAATGCGAATAACTTAGAagatgacaataaaaaaatagttacggGTGTAAGAGACTATGATTTGCTTATACCTAGTACTTATTTAGAGGTCACTAGAGAAAAGGATAACAGTGTTGAGATACGCGAGTTAGAGGAAGAAAttgtgaaatataaaagtaagatTGCTCAACTGGAAGAGGCTGAAGTTTTTGACGATACTAAGAATTCACCGTATATTTTATGTGATCT TTACAAAAGTAAACTAATACACACCTATAAGAGAATAGCAAAGCTGAAGGGCTGCCGTACAGACATCGCCAAGCGTCGGGAAATACGCATTAACGCCAAAGAGGGCAGGATCGCTGGCCCAGCCAAGTTACTGGAGGACCGCTTAAACGAATCGATAGACGAAGAAGGAAGAGTCGCCTTTCCAGACTTCTTTGAAGTCCAGAAATGCGttgcaaaatataataaagaaagtaaATCCTGTTGGAATCGATACGAAATTTTTAAACGAG CGACAGCACTGTTCCGTCACTGCGGGGAGGCGCTGCGCAAGAACCGGCAGAAACGTGAGTACCAGGACCTGCTGGGCTGGCTGCCGCGCGAGGTGCAGCTGGAAGACCCTGCGGAGAGGGACCCGCAGCTGCTGGCCACGCTCGAGGAGAACAAACTCGTCGCTCAAGTTAAAGAACAAGAAATTCTAGAAAA ATACGTACACATGGAAAACACGATCAAAGCTGGTTTCGCAGGTAACCCTTTGGACTTTGAGCTTCAGCAGTCTTCTAGTGATACAGAAATAGAAAGTGATAATGACGACGACCACGACCAAAGTAGTTTCAATATTGGAGGAAAACCAGATTTTCAAGCAATATTTTCATCAAGTCTTCTTAACACTGAAAATAATGCCTCTAGTTTAACCGACGAGGCTTTACCTACTATTAGTGCGTCAGCTGACCAGAAAAGTGATAATGCATCAAATTCTAATTCAACCTTAAATCCCGTTTTGAGTTCAGTTAGCCCTAGCGAAGGTGCGGAAAATTCAGACGAAAATACAATAGATACAAAGTGCGGTATTAAAACAGAGAAATATGTTTCTAGGATAGAATTTCCCGATACAGATGATTCTGAAACTAATGTTAAATCTGAAgatgaaatcaaaattaaagaGGAACCTGTCGATGTTCAAAATATGTTGGATGAATTAGGTGATAACTATGTTTCAACCGTGTTTGACATTGATGATCCGTTCTTAGTAATACAGTTATCTTCTGAATCTTCAGATGATGAAACGTGA
- the LOC113499110 gene encoding eukaryotic translation initiation factor 5A, with product MADIEDTHFETGDSGASATFPMQCSALRKNGFVMLKGRPCKIVEMSTSKTGKHGHAKVHLVGIDIFNGKKYEDICPSTHNMDVPHVKREDYQLTDISDDGYLTLMADNGDLREDLKIPDGDLGTQLRSDFDSGKELLCTVLKSCGEECVIAVKANTALDK from the exons ATGGCAGACATCGAGGATACACACTTCGAGACCGGGGACTCGGGTGCCTCCGCCACCTTCCCTATGCAATGCTCTGCACTGCGCAAGAACGGTTTCGTCATGCTCAAGGGGCGCCCCTGCAAAATCGTAGAGATGTCCACATCCAAAACCGGCAAGCACGGCCACGCTAAAGTTCACTTGGTTGGAATCGATATTTTTAACGGCAAGAA ATACGAAGATATCTGTCCATCCACTCACAACATGGACGTGCCCCACGTGAAGCGTGAGGACTACCAGCTGACCGACATCTCTGACGATGGCTACCTGACTCTCATGGCTGACAACGGTGACCTCCGCGAGGACCTCAAGATCCCAGACGGTGACCTCGGCACTCAGTTGCGCTCCGACTTCGATAGCGGCAAAGAGCTGTTG TGCACTGTGCTGAAGTCTTGCGGTGAGGAGTGTGTAATCGCAGTCAAGGCAAACACAGCTCTCGACAAATAA